In Streptomyces sp. NBC_01717, one DNA window encodes the following:
- a CDS encoding beta-galactosidase, with protein sequence MPSLRDAARGRILFGGDYNPEQWPEEVWEDDVRLMKDAGVNSVTLGVFSWAKIEPRPGAREFGWLDRLMDLMHTHGIGVVLATPTASPPPWMGAEHPETLPRGEDGSVVWYGSRQQFCASSAVYRRYAASLTEDLAARYADHPALTVWHINNEYCTHCWCDGTAAHFRRWLRGRYGALEALNEAWGTAFWSQRYDTWEQILPPRKAQYMKNPTQVLDFKRFTSDALMECYLAERDIVARHTPHIPVTTNFMPLWSGQDAWAWSAQEDIVSVDIYPDPKDPQGAQYNAMLADMTRSQAAGPWMLMEQAAGPVNWRGVNHPKPAGLNRLWSLQSVARGADAVCYFQWRQSRQGAEKFHSGMVTHAGENGRTFREVKQLGAELATIGAAVSGADVPAEVAILHDWDSWWAGAQEGRPSRLLDYTEIVQSWHRALWESGIGTEFARPEADLIRFRMVAVPQLYLLTDAAIDNLVAYVRGGGTLVCGFFSGIADADDRIRPGGMDVRLRELCGIRTLHEWWPLDADTTVECDGFRASVWSEELEADPGAEVVSAYRGGELDGLPAVVRNDRAYYVSTLPEPEALRALLGRVAAEAGAGPVLAGLPEGVEAVRRGDLLFLLHHGRGAVTVPVPGAMVDLLTGAAVDGIVELGRYGVAVLRGATL encoded by the coding sequence ATGCCGTCCCTGCGCGACGCAGCCCGTGGCCGCATCCTCTTCGGCGGCGACTACAACCCCGAGCAGTGGCCCGAGGAGGTGTGGGAGGACGACGTACGGCTGATGAAGGACGCCGGGGTCAACTCCGTCACCCTCGGGGTGTTCTCCTGGGCGAAGATCGAACCACGCCCGGGCGCACGGGAATTCGGCTGGCTGGACCGCCTGATGGACCTGATGCACACCCACGGCATCGGGGTCGTGCTCGCCACACCGACCGCGTCCCCGCCGCCGTGGATGGGGGCGGAGCACCCCGAGACGCTGCCGCGCGGCGAGGACGGCTCGGTCGTCTGGTACGGATCGCGGCAGCAGTTCTGCGCGAGTTCGGCGGTCTACCGGCGTTACGCGGCGTCCCTCACCGAGGACCTGGCGGCCCGGTACGCCGATCATCCGGCGCTGACCGTGTGGCACATCAACAACGAGTACTGCACGCACTGCTGGTGCGACGGGACCGCCGCGCACTTCCGCCGGTGGCTGCGCGGTCGCTACGGCGCCCTCGAAGCGCTCAACGAGGCCTGGGGAACGGCCTTCTGGAGCCAGCGCTACGACACATGGGAGCAGATTCTGCCCCCGCGCAAGGCGCAGTACATGAAGAACCCGACACAGGTGCTGGACTTCAAACGGTTCACGTCCGACGCCCTGATGGAGTGCTACCTGGCCGAACGCGACATCGTCGCCCGGCACACCCCACACATCCCGGTGACCACCAACTTCATGCCGTTGTGGTCGGGGCAGGACGCCTGGGCGTGGTCGGCCCAGGAGGACATTGTCTCCGTCGACATCTATCCGGACCCGAAGGACCCGCAGGGCGCCCAGTACAACGCGATGCTCGCCGACATGACGCGCTCCCAGGCGGCCGGACCGTGGATGCTGATGGAACAGGCCGCGGGGCCGGTGAACTGGCGAGGCGTGAACCATCCGAAGCCGGCCGGCCTCAACCGGCTCTGGTCGCTCCAGTCGGTGGCGCGCGGCGCCGATGCCGTCTGTTATTTCCAGTGGCGGCAGTCCCGTCAAGGCGCGGAGAAGTTCCACTCCGGGATGGTCACGCACGCGGGCGAGAACGGCCGCACGTTCCGGGAGGTCAAGCAGCTCGGCGCCGAACTCGCAACGATCGGGGCGGCGGTGAGCGGTGCGGACGTGCCGGCCGAGGTGGCGATCCTGCACGACTGGGACTCCTGGTGGGCGGGCGCCCAGGAGGGCAGGCCGTCCAGGCTCCTCGACTACACGGAGATCGTGCAGAGCTGGCACCGGGCCCTGTGGGAGTCCGGCATCGGCACCGAGTTCGCCCGCCCCGAGGCCGACTTGATCCGGTTCCGGATGGTGGCCGTGCCACAGCTGTATCTGCTGACGGATGCCGCGATCGACAACCTGGTCGCCTACGTACGGGGCGGCGGGACACTGGTCTGCGGCTTCTTCAGCGGAATCGCCGACGCGGACGACCGGATCAGACCGGGCGGCATGGACGTGCGGCTGCGTGAGCTGTGCGGCATCCGAACGCTCCACGAGTGGTGGCCGCTCGACGCGGACACCACGGTGGAGTGCGACGGCTTCCGGGCCTCGGTCTGGTCGGAGGAGCTGGAAGCGGATCCGGGTGCGGAGGTCGTCTCCGCGTACCGGGGCGGCGAGCTCGACGGGCTGCCCGCCGTGGTCCGCAACGACCGCGCGTACTACGTCTCGACGCTGCCCGAACCGGAGGCCCTGCGCGCCCTGCTCGGCCGGGTGGCGGCCGAGGCGGGGGCCGGACCGGTGCTGGCCGGGCTGCCCGAGGGTGTGGAGGCCGTCCGCCGCGGTGATCTGCTGTTCCTGCTGCACCACGGCCGGGGCGCCGTCACCGTGCCGGTACCCGGTGCGATGGTGGATCTGCTGACCGGGGCGGCAGTCGACGGCATTGTGGAGCTGGGCCGTTACGGCGTGGCCGTGCTGCGAGGCGCAACCCTGTGA
- a CDS encoding WD40/YVTN/BNR-like repeat-containing protein: MRASSAPTPSRRTVLAGAAVAAAAVALPVAAPAAAHAASRRTPHGGQRAQAHRWRTAAIGGTGFVTGLLFHPSIKGLAYARTDIGGAYRWDDTQSRWTALTDQLGWDDWNLLGVEALAVDRAHPDRLYLALGTYAQSWGGPGAVLRSEDRGATWARTDLTVRLGANEDGRGAGERLLVDPCDSERLWLGTRHDGLLRSTDRGATWTSADFPATPSANGQGIMFLVAAGRSVYAGWGDGGTPLYRTNASGGWEAVPGQPSGGVAASKVPIRAAYDTNTHALYVTYADAPGPNGQADGSVHRLDTVTGSWTDVTPVAPNSGAGDGFGYGGVAVDAGRAGTVVVTTNNRWSQIDTLFRSTDGGANWTSLKDTAVLDVSETPYLRWGGDAAKFGWWIQALAVDPYDSQHIVFGTGATIFGTRDLVHWAPQIRGLEESAVKFLIAPPTDGARLLSGLGDIGVMYHESLTSSPSRGMASNPVFGTATGLALASLEPSYVVRTGWPSGSGAAGAYSEDGGSSWQPFAAQPEIAAAAPGPVTVGADGATLLWSFIHWDGTKYPAHRSTDNGATWSEVTTFPKGGTPLADPLDPTRFYVYDTDTGAVLRSTDSGATFTQGATQLPSGDIQFKLAAAPGRSGDLWLSAKDNGLFRSTDGGLTFSAVAGCQASHALGFGAAAPAGPRKSGRRVRDSYPAIFQTGRASATFDGVAVLRSDDAGATWVRINDDSHQWGWTGEVITGDPRIHGRVYLGTNGRGIQYADPE; the protein is encoded by the coding sequence ATGCGCGCTTCGTCCGCGCCCACGCCCAGTCGTCGCACCGTGCTGGCGGGAGCAGCTGTCGCGGCTGCGGCCGTCGCCCTGCCGGTCGCGGCTCCCGCCGCCGCCCACGCCGCGAGCCGGCGGACGCCCCATGGGGGGCAGAGGGCCCAGGCCCACCGCTGGCGCACGGCGGCGATCGGCGGCACCGGCTTCGTCACCGGTCTGCTGTTCCACCCGTCCATCAAGGGACTGGCCTACGCCCGCACCGACATCGGCGGTGCCTACCGCTGGGACGACACGCAGTCCCGATGGACCGCGCTCACGGACCAGCTGGGCTGGGACGACTGGAACCTGCTGGGCGTCGAGGCGCTGGCCGTCGACCGGGCCCACCCCGACCGGCTGTATCTCGCGCTCGGTACATACGCCCAGTCGTGGGGCGGACCCGGTGCGGTGCTGCGGTCCGAGGACCGGGGGGCGACCTGGGCCCGTACGGATCTCACGGTGCGGCTCGGGGCGAACGAGGACGGCAGGGGCGCCGGTGAGCGGCTGCTCGTCGACCCGTGCGACAGCGAGCGGCTCTGGCTCGGCACCCGCCACGACGGGCTGCTGCGCTCCACGGACCGGGGTGCCACCTGGACGTCGGCCGACTTCCCTGCCACACCGTCGGCGAACGGCCAGGGCATCATGTTCCTCGTCGCCGCGGGCCGGTCGGTGTACGCGGGCTGGGGCGACGGCGGCACGCCCCTCTACCGTACGAACGCCTCCGGCGGCTGGGAGGCGGTGCCCGGTCAGCCGTCCGGCGGTGTCGCGGCGTCGAAGGTACCGATCCGGGCGGCGTACGACACCAACACCCACGCCCTGTACGTCACGTACGCGGACGCACCCGGCCCCAACGGGCAGGCCGACGGCTCGGTGCACCGCCTCGACACGGTCACGGGCAGCTGGACCGATGTCACTCCGGTGGCGCCGAACTCCGGCGCCGGGGACGGTTTCGGGTACGGCGGGGTCGCCGTCGATGCCGGGCGGGCCGGCACGGTGGTCGTCACCACCAACAACCGGTGGTCGCAGATCGACACCCTCTTCCGGTCCACCGACGGCGGCGCCAACTGGACCTCTCTGAAGGACACGGCGGTCCTCGATGTGTCGGAGACGCCGTACCTGCGCTGGGGCGGGGACGCGGCCAAGTTCGGCTGGTGGATCCAGGCCCTGGCCGTCGATCCGTACGACTCGCAGCACATCGTGTTCGGCACGGGCGCCACGATCTTCGGGACGCGCGATCTCGTCCACTGGGCGCCGCAGATCCGCGGCCTGGAGGAATCCGCGGTCAAGTTCCTGATCGCCCCGCCGACTGACGGTGCCCGACTGCTCAGCGGACTGGGCGACATCGGCGTGATGTACCACGAGTCGCTGACCTCGTCCCCGTCGCGCGGCATGGCATCGAACCCGGTCTTCGGTACCGCCACCGGCCTGGCACTGGCCTCGCTCGAACCCTCCTACGTCGTACGCACGGGCTGGCCGTCCGGCTCGGGTGCGGCCGGGGCGTACTCCGAGGACGGGGGCAGCAGCTGGCAGCCGTTCGCCGCGCAGCCGGAGATCGCCGCCGCGGCCCCGGGACCGGTCACCGTCGGGGCGGACGGGGCGACTCTGCTCTGGTCGTTCATCCACTGGGACGGCACGAAGTACCCGGCCCATCGCTCCACGGACAACGGCGCGACCTGGTCCGAGGTGACCACCTTCCCCAAGGGCGGCACCCCGCTTGCCGATCCGCTCGACCCGACGCGGTTCTATGTGTACGACACGGACACCGGGGCGGTTCTCCGCTCCACCGACTCCGGCGCGACGTTCACCCAAGGCGCCACTCAACTCCCCTCCGGTGACATCCAGTTCAAACTTGCTGCCGCCCCCGGCCGCAGCGGTGACCTGTGGCTGTCGGCAAAGGACAACGGACTGTTCCGGTCCACGGACGGCGGACTGACCTTCAGCGCCGTGGCGGGCTGCCAGGCCTCGCACGCACTGGGCTTCGGCGCGGCCGCGCCGGCCGGCCCCAGGAAGTCCGGCCGCCGGGTCCGCGACTCCTACCCGGCGATCTTCCAGACCGGACGGGCCTCCGCCACCTTCGACGGGGTGGCGGTGCTGCGCTCGGACGATGCCGGCGCCACCTGGGTCCGGATCAACGACGACAGCCATCAGTGGGGCTGGACCGGCGAAGTGATCACCGGCGACCCCCGCATCCACGGCCGTGTCTACCTGGGCACCAACGGCCGCGGCATCCAGTACGCAGACCCGGAATGA